Proteins from one Gossypium raimondii isolate GPD5lz chromosome 8, ASM2569854v1, whole genome shotgun sequence genomic window:
- the LOC105793218 gene encoding uncharacterized protein LOC105793218 — MLRTLRAIISNERSHFVNKCLKWLLDKYDVKHKIAIAYLPQSNGQFERVNHEIKGIFEKVVQPNIKDWSRRPDDALWAYRIAFKTPSRITPYRLIFGKTCHFPLKLENKAHWALKQFNVDLK, encoded by the exons ATGCTAAG GACTCTAAGAGCTATAATTAGCAATGAAAGATCTCACTTTGTAAACAAATgtcttaagtggttgcttgacaagtatgatgtgaagcacaaaATAGCCATTGCCTATCTTCCACAGTCAAATGGGCAATTTGAACGGGTGAACCATGAGATCAAAGGAATCTTTGAGAAAGTGGTTCAACCTAACAtaaaagattggtctcgaaggccTGATGATGCTCTATGGGCCTATCGAATAGCTTTTAAGACACCGTCAAGAATAACTCCTTATCGGTTGATCTTTGGAAAGACATGTCATTTTCCGCTTAAGTTAGAaaataaagctcactgggctttgaaACAATTCAATGTGGATCTAAAGTAA